The DNA region CAAGCTTTTCTATTTCGATCTAAAAGAGAATCCACGGGGTCGTTACTTGAAGATATCAGAGAAGACTTCAGCCACCAGGTCCACCATCATCGTTCCCTTCTCCGGGATTTCCTGGTTCTTGGATCTCTTCAATTACTATGTTAATAATTCTGCTGATGATCAGGACCTCTTCAGCAAGGAATTGCAGCTCGACACCAAggcatttcttttttcctttaattctcTCTCCCTCTTCATTAGAACTATCACTGATCAGCAATAGCATTACCATTCATtccaattaattgattaatcaaTTCCCATTACTGACCGGCAGGTTTTCTACTTTGACATTGGCGAAAACAGAAGGGGCCGCTTCTTGAAGGTAAAATGCTATGCTTCTTATTTCTTGTTGTTAAGCAGACAAAACAACAAGATTTTATGGTCTGTGacagggtttagggtttagagaAGATTGTGTTTTTGCTTTGTACTTCTGTTTATCTATCCtaatattggattgagatgGCTTGCAAATTGCTAACCTCATATTTCTATGAAATATCACTCTTGCACTCAGTGGGCTCTTCTTCTTAGCAGTTGCTGAGCCTAATACTCTTTTCACTCTTGTCATCTTGCGGAAATCTACATGCATAGGATAGTAATAGGTTAAGCATTTCTTCCTTCACCACGCCACAATCCAACAAGAGTATTTAAAGGCACTTCCTTAACCAATGTTCCTAAATTCCGGAGGATGCTTTTATTTCCCTTCTTTGGGTTGCCTCTAGCTTGTTAATTTGGAGGAAAACTcattctcaaattaattttgtatattccccattttctaataaaaattttgcttttttcCCATCAAATAACGAGTCCTATACAAGagtgaaattttcttttattacttTCATTTTGCTCAACTCTTTAAGTTCTATTCTGAGATTAGACAGAAGAGGGCAGACCTCAaaagagtttgtttttcaatttctctcTTAAATCTTCTTACTTATCATTCTGGattattgttctttatttgttttcttctggTTAGTTGTTGTTACCCTCTAAGTCAGTTTACAAATGCagttgttaataaaataatgtaaatgaCATGCTATAGGTTAATACTAGTACGAAACAGAGTCAGTCTTTACTTGTTATTGTCCTGTGGATCGGTTATCAATGCTTTTGAAGAGTCAATTTTCTAGATCATCTTCTTTATCCCTTCATGATCTCCATTGTTTTCCTACTGAACAGTGAGGTAACTGGCCAATGATTAAGGCTTGATGATGCAACCTAAGGGCATTCACTCACCACCTCCACCGTGCTAGTCCCAATAGAATTTAAATGTATGTAAAAGAAGGGTAGAACTGATGGCTGGTAATTCCCCAAAGCATTTTGTTTATCTTAGTTAGATCAAACAGGAATAAGAGCAATTTTGAGGATGTTGTCCTTGAAACTAACACTAAGCTAGGTGCTGTCTTTGAGAAACTGTTAAGAACATGTATAGCGGAATCAATAGAAAGCAGAGGAACTGGTAATACATGGTGATTATTGTATCTTTGCACTTGAAGCTAAATGCCCAGCCTCCAATCTCTTAGGCAAGTTTTCCACTAAAACTATAAGGGCAATTTGGCAGGATATTAACAATCCTCGCAGAGTATAGGATTTCATGCTACCAGGCATCAAGTGGTGAcaggtttttttatgaaaggcTTTGGCTACCGATGGGATCTTAAGTTTTCCAGATTGTAGTATGATCTTATTAAGAATTTTTAGCAAAATGCCTGCTTTGTTCATGTCCCAGTTTTGGATGTATCAACAAAAGTCACATCTAGATATGTCCAAACACTGGTCATCCTAAATCAGTTCTCCTGAACCTGGACGCACTATCAGGAAGAGAGTTTTTAGCTGCAATTGCCTTTATTTGAGTTCTCTGAGCATTACTCTATTAACTATACAATGACTATAGTTTGCAAGCAGCCAACTCTTTTTAAGAAACCCACATTCTTTTGTGCAGTGCTTGATGTGCACATACCTTCCAAAGTCAATTAATGAAAGAGAGCTGTCTGAGTTGTCTTTCCAGTCTATAATGGCTCTAGAATCTAATTTGAACTTGCAACTTATAAGACCCTTTTAGGCAATTCGTGACCACTGCATCATATCCCTATCCCATGGGATGGTCAGAATTTTACCAGAGGGACTCCTTTGCTTGTCCTGAAAATCCACTCTTATGAAAAGTCGCTTTTAAGAAGTTGCATATTTTACCAATTTACTCACACATTCAGCTTCAAAACCTTTCTTTCTGTCAttctgtaatttattttatatgcccCTTATTTCCTGGAGACTTTGTTGATGCTACGAAGTCAAAATATGGTTCAGGTCTGGTTTATATAAACCTCCTAACTTGTTCAATGTAGTTTTGCGTACTGAGAAAACTTCATAGGAAGTAAAGGAGcataataaagaaaatggaAGAAGAGATAAAGGCATATTTATGTTTCAATGAAATAGGAGAAGACAaagtgttaagaaaaaaaatgtaataacatcttgaaatattttctgATCTTCACTAACATCCACTTATTCTTGCAAAATTTCTGGGGAAGTTATACATAGTCTGCTTAGGTTTTAAATTACCTTTTAGCAGATGTAATTTGCATGCAAAAGAATGATTGAACATATGCAAGGGTGACAGAGCAGCAGATGTAATCTTTCAACTTTCAGGCATTATGCATGCTGTTGCTTTGAGAGAAAACGAAAGGAAATCTACGTTCTTTGTGTAATTTGTTTTCCCATCTTCAGGGCCCTATTCAACTTGCTACAATGCGTTCACTTCTCTAATAGATATATCTTGCAGGTGTCTGAAGCTTCTGTCAGTAGAAACCGAAGTACTATTATTGTTCCTGCTGGAAGTTCACGGGATGAAGGGTGGGCAGCGTTTAGAAATATTTTGGCTGAGATCAATGAAGCATCAAGACTTTTTATGCTGCCCAATCAGGTGATGCAGTTTTTACATATGTTCCGCCAAAAAAAAAGCAACTTTCTAATTTATTAGAGGGGGTCTCACTTATGATTATTTCATCCATGTTTTTATGCCTGCCACAACAGCAAAGTTCTGAAACTTCTGAGCGCCTAGTTGGACTTTCTGATGATGTAGGGGCTGGCTTCATATCTGGGCACAGTAGCCAATCTGTGACGACTTCTGAACTGAATGTTGACAGGTCAGTTGAACTGCCCCCACAGGATGAAATTGGTAACGCGGTGTCAAAGGTAATCAGAGTTGATCAGAAAAGATTCTTCTTCGATCTTGGCAGCAACAACAGAGGTCATTTTCTGAGGATTTCAGAGGTGAGATTTTAAGAGAAGTTTCAATTATAgtccaataagtctttcttccttttttttttttttacttccggAGGGGGGGGGGTGAAATCACCCCTTACAGAGCCAGGAAAGCTACGTATCCATGATTCTGTGTTCTGAAGTGAAGGCTTATGGTGTCCATTTGAAGTTGTGATGGAATGCTGTCGAAATTGCAGGTTGCAGGTAATGATAGGTCCTCAATAATTCTCCCACTTTCTGGGCTGAAGCAGTTTCATGAGATTGTGGGTCATTTTGTGGAGATAACCAAAGATCGAATTGAAGGAATGACAGGAGCAAATGTTCGGACTGTAGACCCTCTTCAAAGATGAATGTTCATTATTTGAAGGTTtgaagaggggaaaaaaacGAATGGTGGAGACTATTGTGGGTCGGTGAAGAACCATTTCACTGTTTATTCTGTCAAGGGGTTGCTTTGCTGCAGCAAGCAGGTGTTTGGTTAGGGTGTGACTGTGGTCGGTCTGTTTTTCTGTTAGtttcttcttcccttccttTCCTCATTTAAGTCTCAAAATAATCCGATTTATCTGTATGATGAACAGAAAAGTTTCGGAGATGCTTTACAGTATGTAGAGAATAACTGAAGAAACGAGTCAGATAATTGTAATTGTTAGTGTTTAGTTTGATAGTGTGGCACCGTTGTTACATTTTTCAATAAGGCTCATTGCAGATGTTATTGTCCAGTTTCAATTTAATGTCTCAGAGGCTGTAAAGATGGCCTGCAAAGTGATTGCAGAATTGTTAAGCTTCGATGATCAGTTCAACTATTACCACCATTTTCTGGGTGTGCATTATATATCACTACCGGTTTCCTGTTAgcgaaattcttttcttttttctcttcacttCGTTTCTAGATGTACAAATAGTAGCCGCttcaataagattttttatcctGGTCGTAGGAAATATTACCAAACAGGTAGCGTTTCCTCGCGCTTGGCGCTAATGGGTTGCTTGAAGGTATTATGTTGCcttcaaattttataataagATGAAAGTTTACTATGTAGTGCCTTGATTGAGTGATTAGTAAAATTATTAccagcaataaataaataaataaataacaatttaataGGTTGTAGTTTGAAGGAATGTAACTGCAAGGCCTTAAGGTAGCCATATAAATAATCCTGCCACGTTGCTGAAGTATAAAGATTTCTTAAATCTCTCAGTCAACTTTGGCTCTGAGTCTGTTTTCTGCTGCCCTGATGCTGTGCTCTCTTGTGCCTGGATCCAACTCTCTCCATCACTCGGCATCCACTCTATTCTAATATATCTAAAAGAACTTAATCCTCATCCATCGATTCATGTATAAAATATGACACAGCACAGCTCCCCTTCAATTGAAATAGGAAGAGCTGTGAAAACATATGCATGCAGCCACATAAATATATAGATTCAATGTTATTCTGCTTGTATGAAAGGGAGAAAGAACATAACATTTATTTGATGAatacaaaagaaagaagaagatagtAATTTGGAAAAAGGTAActtgaataaattgaaaaggttTAACACATGGAGGATGAGCCACTCTATATCTTAGATGCTGTAAGGTGCGGGTTTTGGCATGTCCTTGACGATGCCACACAGTAAGGAATTATCGGGAAGATTGTACTCGTCCCTGAGGGAGCGTGCAGGGGAAAGAACACTGGCATACAGCTGTTGTCCTAGATAAGCTCTTTCCCACATCTCTGACCTGATGTTCCACAATCCAGCATTGTCGAATGTCAAAAGGATGGCGGCCCAAGATTTGGGGTAGACCTGAACGGTTGTCCTACTCACTGCGTCAAGGAGATTGTACTGCTTTCTCTTTTCAGGGGTCCAAGTGCCTGGCTCCAcgctgttatatatatatatatatatagagaccAGTTAGTTAGTTAGAgatcacaataaaataattaaatatatactgCATGTTCAATTAATCCATCCAGTTATCGAATAATGAATTACTTACGCGACTGCAAAGAAAGAATAACCATCTAAGTGATATGATTGCATGCTCTTCTCGTGGTTCTCAAAGATGATCTCAACGAAGTTACGGAAGGTGAGGTTAAGGACATTGGGCTGTGTGACAATCTTAGCATTAGCAACGTTGGCTTGTGGACTGTCCAGGATGGTGTCATACTTGAACACCTTGTCTGCGACCCCATAGTACTCAGCAAGTTTGAGTGGTGTTTCTGGATTAACGTGAGATACTCCATTGAGGGCATAGCGAAGCTTGCCACCTACTCTGCTAGCCGAATTTACGAGCTTAATGGTGCGGGTAATGTTGATGGAACCATAATGGTAGGAGCCTTGAGGGTTAGGCCTAGCAGCACTGGCTGTAAGGTTCCAGCGGAAGGAACGGAATTGATTGAGAGACCAAGCCCATCCAACTGGTGCCTCAGGGAGCTCAGGTGATGCTGGACCCTTGCCATTGGTGTAACGGATGATGCCCTTGCCGGTGAGAACCTGCTTATTGAATCGGGTGGAAGCCACCATGTAGTAGTCTTTGGGGTCTTGGTTGGCTGTCACGAGGACACTGAAGCATTGTCCAACATGGACATCGAGTGACTCGTACACGTTTTGCACCACATGGGATCCCTCCATCTCCACAAGCTTCATTGTATGGCCTTGGATCCTGAAATTGAGAGTATTCTTGAGCCCAGCATTGCAGATTCTGTACTTGTATGTCTTTCCGGGCTTCATTGTGAAGAGAGGCTCATCCTTGCCATCTCCCTTGGCGTTCTTGCCATTGACGAGGACACCATCAGGCCTTGCAAGAGTGCGACCGCTATCCAAGAGCTTCTGGAGAGCAGTGTGGCTCTTAGAGTACCAGTCATTGAGAATGACAGTGTAATCATCCTCGGGATCAGCATAAGGGACAGGGATGAGTAGACGACTATTGATGCGGAGGCCACCGAAACCACCAGTTGCACGGTGCATGCCTGTGGTTGGGTAGTAGATGTAGCTACCAATCTGGTCCTTAACCTGGAAGTGGTAGGTGTAATTGGTTCCAGGAAGGATGGGGCAGTTGGTACCAAGCACTCCATCTTGCCATGAATTCTTCCTCTGCTGGATGCCGCTCCATGTCAGAAGGAAGGGCTCGTCGAGGTTATTGAAGACATTAATGACAATGTTGTTATTACTGGTGGAGTTGATATTGGGTCCGGGGAACTGATTATTGATGAGAATCACCTGCTGGGGAACCCCCAAGGGAGAGAGGGTGCCGTAGGTGACGTTCCATGTGAAGAACAAGTAAGGGTCTTCACCCCGGACTCCCAACATTGTTCCTGCAGAGATGCAGagcaaaaccaaaaacatcaCCCCAGCCATCTCTCTGATATGTTTGTGTGCCTTTCGATCGGgttgtatatataaatattaatatgaacCCTTTTCCTCTTTCTCCCTTTCACACAACTAATTAAATCTCAGTTTCTTCTGTCCCTGTCAATGGAAGAAGACAGATTTACCTTCTTCTACATCTTGAATGCTGCCCCTACCCTCGTCTTTTATACCATGCATGCACAAAAATTAACCACTAGACTCCCGCAAATTTCCTCCCTGGTCCCTTGCATCACTCCCTTCCTCACATTTCACAACAAGAAATTTGGATCTAAACCGAGTTTCATGCACTGCTTAATTTGCTATTTAGGGTATGGCAGagcaatgcttttttttttttttttttaagtcaaaataCGTGGTAAAGTGTAGGTAATTCTAAcctctaattaaattatactaaAATTAAGATTTCTTCTCTCACTTTTAATGTTCAGATAATGTGTCCTGAGTTAGACATAGATAGCCCTTTGTAGTACAAGGAGAGAATGAGATGGTCAACCTCTCTCTCACCTCTAATGCGGGCGGTGTTTAATATGATCCCAGGAAAACTCTCCAGATCAATACGGTGCCTTTGCTATTTTGCAAaggtatttaattaatgaaaaaaattgtaatgcaatatttttttcaccatTTTTGTTTCAATCACAACCAAATATGACCACTTTGGACAAAAACTTATATTTACGTTTGCCTAGATATATCCAGAGCAAGATTCAGTCGAATGTGATCCGCCATCATCAATTTTTACCAGATATTTAGCATTGAAAAACgtagaaaggttttttttatttataatttcatcaaaaattataattaccaggtttttatttatatttttatctctgGACTCGCTGTAGAAAGGCTTCCTTTTACGCTAAGCCCATTAAAGGCATTTCGTTCATGTTGATGAAGCTGGCCGAGAGTGATTTCCTAAAATTCGTGAGATATGTCatttgctgatttttttatttttatttttatttattaatataaatattcgagTCAGCTTGCATCTACCTCAactaatttcatgaatttaaatttaataaccatataaatctcCAATGACTCTAAAATTTATGAgactcaaatttataatttttagggaGCAAACTCAGGGTCTGACTAGTTAAACTACATCTCTAAGGATTATGAGTGTGTGAATAATGTTAACACCCCCTTTTACTTTAGCATATCTTTTAGAAGCACaatgatttttcttctctcttcaacCAAAATCATTTCAACAcgctaaaataattttaaattcccTAAATTTCTAGGATTgttaatttaatctaattaatcttttaattacattatccaaaaaaaatcccaacaagCGATAAGAGAATCTTAGTTAGCAAGCTAGAGACTTGCAATTAGTTTTCTTGGGTGAAGATggataaaaaatcaatgtaatcAAACACCATATTGTCCATTTATCTCTTCCATAAAATGTGTTACTATTAAAACTCAAATTCCAATATGTTTTAGTCAAAAAAGGAAATATTAAAGCATATATTGTTATTCGTTACAATggactttattttattaaaataaaattctagttCTATGTttaattgcctttttttttttggatagaaATGAGGTAAAAACTAATGGAGTATTTCTTTGTCCATTTTAGCAAAGAAAGAAGCCATGAATGATTTTGGCTATGATTGAGTTTTGTGATAGGCTTCTTGTCATTTTTCAAccaaaaagagagaggaagcaAAGGTAAAGAAGGGtgattttgttaataattaaaagaaaagctaaaccATGTAGGAGAATTACTATAAATTAGGTTACagattataaagtttaattatgttcttgcccCTAATACAAAAACCATTCTAACTAGCCTATAGgagcaaattgatattttcatagGGTTCTTTTCATCATTCTTCAATTATTGAGGAGCAtctttatcatttaataaattttttgtataatgaatttattttagtacctttaaaagctattttaacttaaatatgGCTAGgatctttgtgtttttatttttattttattttattaaaacagtGTAGTGACTTTATCACCTTTAAAAGGAAAGTTTTCAAGGCATCTTGTAGGAGCGAGTTTTTCATTTCATGGTGGTTGTTTAGCAATATTTATTTGGTCCTAGGGGTGATGTTGtcttttaacatataaaaaaatgaaaaattattgatatatgCACAACACGCATCAATGCATCAGCCACTCCAAATGTTTCTTCATGTCATTAAATGCGTTTCGGCGTTCTCTTCTTTATCAGATAACACATGTATGATTATGATGTCTAGTTTGGTGTTCATTCAAAAATTTTCCCCTTCATTTCTCTCTTATGTGCCTTGGTTTTTGTGTtgcccatgaaaaaaaaaaaacactctagctcttgaacttcttttcattttatattcaatccttattttaattgttttatttggaaaaattaTGTCAGTTTAATTTTAGccttattgatttttaaatatcttcAATTTGGttcctattcttttgattttttttagatggtttatagatttttttttaatttcatccttattttttttccttgcccttttatcaaagttttttttttttttttttaattttatccttcaaagggtttagggtttagggttttagggtttagggtttagggtttaggggttaggGGTTAGGGGTTAGGGGttaggggtttaggggtttaggggtttaggggttAGG from Populus alba chromosome 14, ASM523922v2, whole genome shotgun sequence includes:
- the LOC118062593 gene encoding L-ascorbate oxidase homolog, which produces MAGVMFLVLLCISAGTMLGVRGEDPYLFFTWNVTYGTLSPLGVPQQVILINNQFPGPNINSTSNNNIVINVFNNLDEPFLLTWSGIQQRKNSWQDGVLGTNCPILPGTNYTYHFQVKDQIGSYIYYPTTGMHRATGGFGGLRINSRLLIPVPYADPEDDYTVILNDWYSKSHTALQKLLDSGRTLARPDGVLVNGKNAKGDGKDEPLFTMKPGKTYKYRICNAGLKNTLNFRIQGHTMKLVEMEGSHVVQNVYESLDVHVGQCFSVLVTANQDPKDYYMVASTRFNKQVLTGKGIIRYTNGKGPASPELPEAPVGWAWSLNQFRSFRWNLTASAARPNPQGSYHYGSINITRTIKLVNSASRVGGKLRYALNGVSHVNPETPLKLAEYYGVADKVFKYDTILDSPQANVANAKIVTQPNVLNLTFRNFVEIIFENHEKSMQSYHLDGYSFFAVAVEPGTWTPEKRKQYNLLDAVSRTTVQVYPKSWAAILLTFDNAGLWNIRSEMWERAYLGQQLYASVLSPARSLRDEYNLPDNSLLCGIVKDMPKPAPYSI
- the LOC118062603 gene encoding transcription factor Pur-alpha 1 codes for the protein MEGNSGGVGGGASGSGGGGGGGNDVELMCKTLQVEHKLFYFDLKENPRGRYLKISEKTSATRSTIIVPFSGISWFLDLFNYYVNNSADDQDLFSKELQLDTKVFYFDIGENRRGRFLKVSEASVSRNRSTIIVPAGSSRDEGWAAFRNILAEINEASRLFMLPNQQSSETSERLVGLSDDVGAGFISGHSSQSVTTSELNVDRSVELPPQDEIGNAVSKVIRVDQKRFFFDLGSNNRGHFLRISEVAGNDRSSIILPLSGLKQFHEIVGHFVEITKDRIEGMTGANVRTVDPLQR